The Brachyhypopomus gauderio isolate BG-103 unplaced genomic scaffold, BGAUD_0.2 sc96, whole genome shotgun sequence genome contains the following window.
GACATGCAGTACACATTTGAGTTCACATGCAGTACACATTTGAGTTCACCTGCAACACACATCTGAGTTGACATGCAGCACACATTTGAGTTCACATTCACTTTACATTCAGTACACATTTGAGTTCATGTACAGCTCCCATTTGAGTTCACTTGAAGCACACATTTGTGAATAGTCAAAAGAGGGAGAACAACACAAGCTCATTGGTATGTGACGATCCTCTTCCTGCCAGTTTGACCCCAtgagctctgattggctgggaaTGCCCTCGCTACCCAGCCCGCGCTGTCTGTTCAGTCTAGCCGAGGCCCAGAACTCCATCTACGTCCTGGGTGGGAAAGAGCTGAAGGAGGGGGAGCACGCCCTCGAGTCCGTCATGGTCTACGACAGACAGTGAGTAAACTCACCAGgtcaaaaaacaacaacaaacgaaAACAAATTCACGAATCACACCGGACACGGACGCGTTTGAAATCGTGAAGCCTCCTGACGtcatttctctttctccttgcACTGATTTCTCCTAGATCGTTCAAATGGGGAGAGTCCGACCCACTCCCGTACTGCGTGTATGGACACGGCTCCGTCTCCCATAACGGGCTCGTCTATGTGCTGGGTGGAAAAGCAGGAAACAAGTGTGTTGGGCCTTTTTCTTCTAGAAGGAATGCTTGATCCAAAGATGTGCATGAAAGCTTCAGGCAGCAAATTAGCTGGGCGCAATTATGATCGAGTTGTTCGTTGTAACATTTTTGGGTGAAAGAATTTCTTTAGCAAATTAATGCCAGTCTTGTCCACTGCATTTTTCATGTTACACCAGAAGACGCAGTGTTCTCACGGGATGGTTTTGTGTTACGTAACAGGGCGTGCTTACGGAGGGTGTGTGTCTACAACCCAACTAAGTTTGAGTGGAAGGATTTGGCACCGATGAAACTGGCTCGCTCTCTGTTTGGCGTTGCCGTCCACAAAAACAAGATCTACGTTGTGACGGGAGTGACAGACAGCGGCCTCACCAGCAGCGTGGAGGTCTATGACATCGCCAGCAATACGTGAGTCACAAACTCCGCCCGAGCCGCCCTGTTTATTCGACCTGTAGCCACCTGTCTGTTCTTATGCGAGGGTGACAGCATCACAAAGAGAGAATGACATCATCGTAAATCCTAACGATGGGAGAGCTCAACGGGTTTGTCCTGCTCACAACGAACTCCCAGGTGGACCGACTTCGTAGAATTCCCTCAGGAGAGGAGCTCCTTGAACCTGATCGAGCTAGACGGGTGTTTGTACGCCGTGGGGGGATTTGCCATGATGCCAAACGATACCACAGAGAACCTGGAACCGACAGAGATGAATGACATCTGGAGGTGAGCGAGGCCACCACGCAGTGATGTATTGTTATAGTCCTAATGAAAACCAATTGCTCATCAGGTTAATTTCGAGGGGTTAAAAGTGtcatcaaaatgcgtcaggaGTGGAAGAGAGATGCACATACTGATAGTCTCCCACTACCCCCCCAGGTTTGACGAAGACGAGCAGTGCTGGAATGGGATGTTGAGGGAGATTGGCTACGCGCGCGGCGCCACGGTGCAGGGAGCGCGCCTCAACGTCATACGCCTCACCAAGATGTGAGCGACGGCAGACGTGAGCCAACGCGTGGGACGCGCGTGCGGAGAGCGCTGGAACGTAGCGACGCGTTCATAGCCAAACAGGACGCAGCGCAATGTGCCTGTCGATGCGAAAGACGGACAGCAGGGGGAGACAAAGGACAGGCCATAAGATTTCAAAGCCATGCGAGCAAACGTGAACTTTCTACAGATGGTGTGGTCTGTAGCGATGGTTGGAGTGATGTATTATGTCCATCTATGCGTTTGAATTATTCACGCCTTTATTTGAGTTATACTGGGTTTTGATAATATTTGGCTTATCATTTTCTTGTGGAAAATGACGCAGCTAAAATGTAGCAGTTACAATGTGTTAACTGACATCACAACAGACAAACATAAAATGGCTGAAAATACAGATTTCTATATGTCATCCATAAAACAAGTGACTGCATGACATGTAACATGAAGGACATTCACGTCAGGCATGTAACTCGACAAGCGTAATATGTTAAACAAGGAGAAGATACCACAGAATAAAACAAAAAGCAATTAGTGTTCAGTGAGATAGTAAAACACAGACAAAACTCATTTATGTTTGAGATTAACAAGGATGACTCTTTAGGTGTTTACAGATACATTAGCCAGTACACACGATGACAGAACATAGAGCAATATGAACAGCCCCTTTAGTCTCTATGACACTTGCTGTGTAACATACAATAACATTAATTTCAGACCCACCAGTATCATTACAGACACCGAGTtagtttaaaatacttattTAATCACCATCTTATAGAGTGATTTGGGGTGGAGGACATGAAAAACAAATCAAAGCTTTATAAAGTGACTAATCTTCTCCTCTGACATTTTAAGTAAATCTCTGACAGCCAGTGATGCTTCTTGTCCGCCATTAGAACTGCCAAGTTTCTAACTTCTATCTAAACGCCACATTCTtgctacaaaataaaagtacctGCAGTCAGATCACCTCCAAAATGTATTTTCTTGATAGTTATACTACCACATTTTGAATCAAACCATATAGTGTTTTCTGCCTTCTTCCAAAAGAACAAAAGCCTTTATTTTCAACAGTAAAACATAAGCAGAGATCATTTGTATTTAGGCTACAAATTTGGACCAATTTGACAAAAAAATTGCACACTATAGGCTATAACAAAACAGCTATTTTAAAGTGCCGTGATCCTCCATGTACAGTCCTGCTCTCTACTGTTTAGTGTTTGACTATGTCACACAGCTGAGTTGAAAAACTCCTGAAGGTACACAGCTAATTGTCAAGACCTTTTTAGAATTTGTTGGCTGTATTGTAGAGGGGCAACTGCTAACCCCCACAATGTGAAGGCGAACCATTTCTATACACCACTGGCCTACAGAAACATAGTATTTTTACTAGTTTTTCCTAGAATGTTTTAAAATAGGGGTTTCTGTATAATGCTTGACTTAGACAAAACAATATGACGTCTCCTAGACTACCTCGACATCCTTTGTCATAAACAACATAAACATTATGGACATGCACAACCATGTGGCTACATCCATTAATTCTCCACCAAGAAAACTGGGAATAAAAATGATAGTGAGGAATAGTATTTGAACCTCAGTCTGATGTGAGGGGAGTAATCCCTTGGCAATGGCGTTCTGGACAGATGTCCAAGTTTATCAAGAAATAATAATTTCTTATTATAAGGTGCGATACGCCTTGGACATACTAAAAAAAAGTAGTATCGCATAGAAAGTTGCAAGGTTGGAAATTATATAGAGTAATGCACATACTATTAAAATATACAGATATAACTGACTCACAGCTGATAAACAGATTACATTCTGTACATATTGGCAGAATTGTACATAAGTTGTACATAAGTTGTGACAAATAACATTTGTCAAAGAAAACtgttaaacataaaaaaaacaaaaatctgtTAAACCTAACGTAAAAAACCAAAGACACCTTGAGGTTTTACAGTGAATTACACACAAAGTTGTAAAAACACAGAACCTGCTTATGGGGGCAACAGTATTTACGGTTCTTTAACATATTACAAGGCTTTCGAGACAGAGAGAGTTGTGAAGATAAAGATAGattttctgtgtctctctctgtcagcaGGGGCTaaccacaaacacatacagatTAACCTTCTGCAGGAAACATACAACCTCGTAATGGACACACTCAACAGGTGTTCAGCTGCATCTCACTGGTCAGTGTGAGAACAGACCAAAACACCCCATGCTTCACACCGCCTTCATAGCCAGCAGACTGAACAAGGCTATTATTTTAGAATTTCTGTGAAATACCTGTAATATTATCATACAATGAGTGATTGGTTTAACCATAGCTATAAACATTCagtgtattttatatatttcaAATATAACTGTAATTACATACACCCCTTTTTAGTTTTTTACCTGTAATTTTGCTCTACTGTATATGCCAAAAGTGGCACAACCATAAACTGCTTGCTCGGGTGTTTTTCACTATATAAAATGATCATTATAATTTGTTTTTCTAGCTATAAAGATTATGTGTGGCAAACAGTGAGTTCCATACTGGGTTTGAACATTATTAAAGTCATACAGTCTGAACAAGAAGTTCCTCTAGCTTGACTGCAACACTGAACAGTAGTCAGGCATCCCCACTAGAGTCTGTCCTTGGGAACGGAGGCGGTAGAGGGTGTAgttgtgagtgtgaggtgtagcCACTCGCAGAGTGGAGAACTCTTGATGGCACCATGCCGGCTGGGTGAGTGGGCAGTCCCGTGTCCTTACACGTCTCCATCCCGGCCAAAAACGGATGCGCCTGATTGGCCGAAGCTTGACTTGCGACGGCGGAGGGGTTGTACTcggtgggcggagcctcagaGATGGGCGTGTCCCTGAGCTGAAAGCACTTCTCTCGGTGAGCCTTCAGCATGTTGGAGAAGCGGAACCTTTGGCCGCACGTCTCACACGGATACGGTTTCTCCCCCGTGTGTGTGCGTCGGTGACGCTTCATGTTGGGCCGGCTGGTAAAACTTTTGCCACAGATCTCACATATGTACGGTTTCTCCCCTAGGACACATTGATCGACATCATCAGCCTTCATCGATGGACAGACGGACAAACAGACACACccatacatgcatatacatcATATTCCTTTGTCCTCCAATCTCTAATCCTTTGACACAAAATGTCTTTTACAACTTTCACTGTTTCTTGAGGGGACACAGCTTGAGCACTGTCCATTTCCAAGACACCCACTGCTGGGCGCTAAAGTGCTGAACCACTGAACTGTCAGAAGCCGGACGCCTCGACCTGCTGCTGAATTGTGATGCTGATTTATGACGGCTCGCGCCGAGACCACGAACAAGCAGCCACTCGCCCCGCAGCTCAGAAACCGCAGACGTTTACCGCACGCCATGGAGGCACCTGCCCCAACAAACCCACTGACCCCTTGACCCCACGCAGTGAGGCAGTGGGTTTGCAGAGACGAGGCCCAAGCGACCCCAGCGCTAAAGCAGGGATTAAACCAACCAGTTCTCACCGACTTAACGGACACAAGAACAGGAAGCTGCATCCAGAGATGTGTATCTTACCCGTGTGCGTCTTCATGTGCTCGTCGAAGTACTGCTTCATGTTGAAGTCCTTGCCGCACCACTGACACATGAACTGCTTATGGCCGATGTGGACACTCATGTGCGAACGCAACTGGTACTTGTACTGGAAACGCTCGTTGCAGTTCTGGAAGACGGGCAACGGAGACACGGGGCACAGTTATCGGTCGGCTCCGCCCCCAACGTTCATGGGGGGGGGATTGTTCCCTGGGCTCCAGGGGTTGGGAGAACCCAGAAGCACCCAGAATGAGGTCAAATGTGAACAAGTAGTGATGTTGTTGGAgggatgtggggtgtgtgtgtgtgttctgtttacCTCACACCTGAAGGGTTTCTCTCCTGAATGTTGGAGGAAATGAACCTTCAGTGACATGCTCCTCTTGAAGGACTTGCCGCACGTCTCGCAGGTGAAAGGCATCTCCTTGGTGTGGGCTGAAAACACAGCGAGACGATGAGGAGACGTTCGGCGTGAGCTTGGGCCACCGGGCCCATGCGCATTTAATGAAGAAACCGAACATCGTGGGCCACTACTGCAACTCACCGACCATGTGTTTGCGAACGTGAGCCATGGTGAAGAACTTCTTCTCGCAGACTTCACACGTGAACTTCTTCTCCGCATAGCCATGGACTATTTTATTGTGCTCGTGGAGAGACCAAAGCTTCTTGAAGTCTTTGCCACATGCAAGACACTGAAGATCAAACAAACATCAAAGGGGACGAGTGTCCATATGTTGCATGCACATATTGCCTCTTCATATATTATGTcttttaagaaaaaaaacatttaattgtAATTACATTCTCATGTTTGATATTACCACTGTTTTTGCAGTATAACAAACAAATTACATGCAATATTAATTTGAAATGAACAAAAACTGACCCAAGTTCTGACCAAATAAAACAATATCTTGTCCAGGTCTAagatgtgtgtgtacctgttgagcaggtgtgtgtgtacctgtatgtTCCTCTCACAGTCGGTCTGCTGATGTAGTGCCAGCTCACTCTCCAGAAGAAAGCGCTTGCCACACTTATCACAGGACTGGATGCGGTTGTGTGCgatgtttgcatgtttttgcATGTCCCAGCCATTGGCGAAGACCTGTGGGCACGTTGAACATGGGAAGCTCCGCCCCTCCTGCAATCTCACCTCAGGCCCGAACCCCTCCTGCTCGTCTCCACACCCACTCCTGACTCCGCCCTGCCTCACCTTCACGCCTGTTCTCATGGTAACCATCGCCATGGTGTCCCCCGAGTGCCTGCGAGGTCTCTGAGGGAGGAACTCGGGCAAGCTGTGGTCGCGAGGCACTGCCTCATCCTCGCTGGAGCCCCCGAGCACCTCGTCTTCACCCTCACTgggatcctcctcttcctcggactccccGTTGTCCCTCTCCACCTCGAAGCCGGAGGGAAGGGCTCCCGGAGACGGGTTTCCCTCCGGCCCCTTGGACATGTTGAGCGTCTGGTTGTTCAGGTTCAGCTCCACGATGATCCGCTCCCGGTTGAACGTACCGAGGTCTTCCGACCCTCTCGCTCCCTCCGCCTCCCCCTCCAACTTACACGCCGGTGCCGACCCGTCCCCTATATGCGCCACATACGGGTTCTGCTGCGCGTCTTTCCCCCCGAACCCCTTGGTCCCCGCCGCGTCCTGCTCTTGCTTGATCTCCACGCGGGAACCGACACCCCCCGGCCCGCCGCCGTTGCTCCACGCCCGGGCCGGGGCGTGGTGCTCGCCCTGAGCGTCCCGCAACGTCCCGCGTGCGATCAGCTCGCGGCAGGACGAGGCCACGTCGCCCATCTGCAGCACCGTGGCCGCGCGCAGGACGTCACGCGCGTTGCCGCCGTTCACCAGCAGCTTGGACGTGTAGATGAAGTCGAGGATCTGTAGGAGGCCCTGAGGTCGCAGGGCCTCCAGAGACAGCTCCACGCGCCGCAGCTCCTTCCCGGCGGCGAACAGCGAGTGGAAGAACGGGCTGCAGGCGGCCAGCACGCCCTTGTGGGCCCGGAAGGAGGCCTGGTGGTGCAACAGCACAATGTCCACGTCGCACAGGTCCGGCTGAAGCAGCCGCTGTTCGTTCAGACGGTCCATCAGGAAGGCGGCGTGCAGGGCCACGTCCTCCACCAGCGAGTACTCGTCGGACGGGCGGTCTGCAGTCTTCTCCACTATCAGCTACAACGGGGCAGGAGAGAGTGTGGATTAGAAATCACGGCGCAGACCGGTCGTCAGAGAGGTGGATTGAACACAGGATGTTCAATGATTATGCAACATGGTAATATCCCATTTTATAATACAGCTGGCTTATATGCTGTCTATATTGACTTAGAAACTATATTAAACACTTATTATTTAAGAGCATGCTGTTCACAAGCCATGCAAGACATGTGTTTGACTCAGGTCAAATTAAAACATGCTTGAAAGATTTAAGATGAAAAAATGTCAAATATATATTGCTTTCCATGACTCCTTATTTTGTTAAGCATGGTAATTTCAATAATGCTCTGCATTTGATAAATGCTTATTAATGAGCAATTTGCATCTTACCAGTATCTTCCTATTTGCACTCCATTGACATTTAATACTGAACAGGCTAAACACAAGAACAGCCGATAAATAAACCAGATCTCCTCTGTATTCACATTGCATGATATTCTCCTGACCAACAAACGAAAGATGTCGTGGTTGCCCTGCCCGTGTGACTGACCACAAGACTAGTTTATACACACGCCACTGACTCTGACAGCGAGTCACACTGCCTACCACCTTACAGTAGATTTTTGGTTACTGTGGTCACTCATCACGTTGCATGCACAAAACGAACGGAAAAAACCTTAGAACTGTGGATAGTCAGATGAATGAATGTACGCGTATTACTGAACTGAACTGTATATAGTTTTCTAGTTACTTTTTGTAGTCCACAGTTCAATTCAAGTTTATTATAAGTGCGGATTTAAGTGCGGTTTATTATAAGTGCGGAAGTTAAACAGCCTTCCTGTTGACTTTAGTGAAACTCAACATACAGTAATAGAGGCAACTGCCTTTCAACCAGCATCACCAACTTAAGATTTGTAAAGAAAACATTATTGTAATTGTGGTTACATGAAGAGGCTTCTATCAGGACCTTCAAATGTTTATTCCTGTGTGTTTTAATCAACACGGCTGTCCCCGCTGTTAAATGTACATGACGAGTGTGAACAATCTGAAATCTATTGAGCAAAGTTGAATAAAACCACCACTGAGGTCAGTGTAAAAACGTCTTCTTACGGTTCTGAAGCGTTATGACATGTCTGTTTATTCTAAACCAAGTCTTAaaaatactttatttttaaagaaAGCCAAACCAAACCATACAAGTATAGGCTAAATGTCCAGCGTCTTGCACACACAGTGCGTAGATCACAGCACATCTTAACAAAAGTTCCAACAGCTGTGAATAAACGTTAACAAGCAAGGCGAGATATGGTCCACAGGCCCGAAACCCAAACGTCTGCAAAAACAAAACGCAGCGGCCTAAACGGAACGTGCAAATGTGCAGAAGAGCCCAGAACAACACCGAATATTCGGGAGAAGAGTGACGTGCTACCATCGTGTTCCCGTGGGCTCCGCCGCGAAGGAGTTGCGAGTCCCCTCCTTGGGATTTGCGCGGTTCCTCTCCATGCAAAGAGCTATTCTTTATATTTAAACGGCGTGCGTTTATTTAGACAGCTGCTCTTTTTCGCCATGTTTGCATGCACAACGGTTTGCAGCGGAGGGAAATGGTGATTGGAGCTCCAAAATCAtatgggctgctctgtgtggggcGTTAAAGCGACAGGGATGCGGTGATCCGCGGATATTTAGCCCCGGTGGCTTATTAAGTTTGCTTACATCGAGATTTGTTGTTTGAAACGGGGGCCGAATATTTGTTTTGAACAATATATCGCTTAATAGGTTTAAACGGGCGCTGCGGCGGCTGCACGCGGGGTGGGCTGCGGCGTCATAACGCGCGCGGACGAGGCTGCCAGGGTCAACGGGTCCATGTTGGAGTGAACAGGTTCGGTCGTGCACACGCACCGCGCACCCTCGTCCACTCAGTGGCAGCACAGCACTGCATATGAATATAACACTCCGGGCCATGCATCGTTAAGACTACTGTCACTACActcgttttgttttttatttcactatgtGGAACTGTTTGCATGCATTTGTCACGTTTACCCAATGATGCAACTGTAATACTGCTATTAATTTGTTTTAAATTCATGCAGCACAGGGGTTTTGTGTTATATGCATGCGTATTTACCGTAGCACGTGTTTATAACGTTGGGGAATTGTAAACCCACTGCGGTACTGCGATTCCTGTTATAGGCCTAATAATGGAAACTTCGAGAACTTCCTGGTCTTTCACATCAGAAACGGTCACTGATTAATCATTTGGGTCATTTGGGTAAATGGGGTAGATTTGGGTAGAAGTAATTTGGGTAAATGGGGTAGATTTGGGTAGAAGTAATTTGGGTAAATGGGGTAGATTTGGGTAGAAGTAATTTAATGGGGTAGATTTGGGTAGAAGTAATTTGGGTACATTTTGAAAGCCCAGTGAACGTGGTTGTAAGTGCGCCAGTTGTGTTGCGTGTGCGCGCGGTATATTAGACACTTGGATGATGCATTTTCTGTACCAGCAATGAACTGGATCTTGTATAAAGACCACGGCCTTCTGTTGAGCAATATCATATCTAAAAACAGCAACAGTGCCTCCTGTTGGACAATTCACTATTTAATAAAAAGGTTATTAAAACAGCGTGTTGTTCACGATCTGTTGTCTAACCGGAGATGAAGCCAAAACTGCCCTGGAGCGCGTGGCTGTGTGTTACACCGACACCACGTTGTTTTAGGGGCAAGAAGGAACGGAGAAACTGGATTAGCGGATACGGGAATAACAGCTGCGGCTATGTCAGGTGAAGTCTAAACTAAGGCGCTGATACATTTTTGTACAATCCACCGTGGTGTTATTTGTCATTCGCTTTTCCTCTTGTCTCTCCCTCATTTTGCATCTgtcctctcatctctctctctctctctgtcacacacacacacacacacacatggacgtagttttgatttcataagtgggggggacacaacctggggtggcgaactgttgagcgggggggggggggggggggttttgaatgaaaattgttgagcgctgtgaacaaaaattgttgagcgggggggggggggagctcggagctgcatgatcctagtgctagatttgtcgctatttggatattgtttttttaaccgttaaaaagtgggggggggggacatgacttcgtcgctacttaaatatttggctttaactgtaaaaactgggggggaccaaaaccggctccccccccaaaactacgtccgtgcacacacacacaaaatacggACCGACATTCTAATGAAAGATTTCTGGAAGTAGGTAATACACCTTGTGAAATGCAACATAAGCAGGTTTTGTTCATGCTGTAGATCTGTTGAACTGGGGATTGTGAATATTCAAAAAAGCTTTTATAAGAAATGGAAGGATGTGTAATCAAATAACTGAATATGTAACACAATGACACAACATCTGCAAGTCACTTTAATTGACCAATAGGCTACTTTCTATATAACACATATtttacatacataaatacatcacTTGGTTCTGTTTGCTCTTCTGTACAGGATTGTGCATGTAaacatatagacatgtagaatTCTACCAATGCAGGTGcaggttttatttatttctttttttattttgtcaccTGCTGGTCCCAAATT
Protein-coding sequences here:
- the zbtb47a gene encoding zinc finger and BTB domain-containing protein 47 isoform X1, which gives rise to MQCEYRGDLVYLSAVLVFSLFSIKCQWSANRKILLIVEKTADRPSDEYSLVEDVALHAAFLMDRLNEQRLLQPDLCDVDIVLLHHQASFRAHKGVLAACSPFFHSLFAAGKELRRVELSLEALRPQGLLQILDFIYTSKLLVNGGNARDVLRAATVLQMGDVASSCRELIARGTLRDAQGEHHAPARAWSNGGGPGGVGSRVEIKQEQDAAGTKGFGGKDAQQNPYVAHIGDGSAPACKLEGEAEGARGSEDLGTFNRERIIVELNLNNQTLNMSKGPEGNPSPGALPSGFEVERDNGESEEEEDPSEGEDEVLGGSSEDEAVPRDHSLPEFLPQRPRRHSGDTMAMVTMRTGVKVRQGGVRSGCGDEQEGFGPEVRLQEGRSFPCSTCPQVFANGWDMQKHANIAHNRIQSCDKCGKRFLLESELALHQQTDCERNIQCLACGKDFKKLWSLHEHNKIVHGYAEKKFTCEVCEKKFFTMAHVRKHMVAHTKEMPFTCETCGKSFKRSMSLKVHFLQHSGEKPFRCENCNERFQYKYQLRSHMSVHIGHKQFMCQWCGKDFNMKQYFDEHMKTHTGEKPYICEICGKSFTSRPNMKRHRRTHTGEKPYPCETCGQRFRFSNMLKAHREKCFQLRDTPISEAPPTEYNPSAVASQASANQAHPFLAGMETCKDTGLPTHPAGMVPSRVLHSASGYTSHSQLHPLPPPFPRTDSSGDA
- the zbtb47a gene encoding zinc finger and BTB domain-containing protein 47 isoform X2 — its product is MLIVEKTADRPSDEYSLVEDVALHAAFLMDRLNEQRLLQPDLCDVDIVLLHHQASFRAHKGVLAACSPFFHSLFAAGKELRRVELSLEALRPQGLLQILDFIYTSKLLVNGGNARDVLRAATVLQMGDVASSCRELIARGTLRDAQGEHHAPARAWSNGGGPGGVGSRVEIKQEQDAAGTKGFGGKDAQQNPYVAHIGDGSAPACKLEGEAEGARGSEDLGTFNRERIIVELNLNNQTLNMSKGPEGNPSPGALPSGFEVERDNGESEEEEDPSEGEDEVLGGSSEDEAVPRDHSLPEFLPQRPRRHSGDTMAMVTMRTGVKVRQGGVRSGCGDEQEGFGPEVRLQEGRSFPCSTCPQVFANGWDMQKHANIAHNRIQSCDKCGKRFLLESELALHQQTDCERNIQCLACGKDFKKLWSLHEHNKIVHGYAEKKFTCEVCEKKFFTMAHVRKHMVAHTKEMPFTCETCGKSFKRSMSLKVHFLQHSGEKPFRCENCNERFQYKYQLRSHMSVHIGHKQFMCQWCGKDFNMKQYFDEHMKTHTGEKPYICEICGKSFTSRPNMKRHRRTHTGEKPYPCETCGQRFRFSNMLKAHREKCFQLRDTPISEAPPTEYNPSAVASQASANQAHPFLAGMETCKDTGLPTHPAGMVPSRVLHSASGYTSHSQLHPLPPPFPRTDSSGDA